The following proteins are encoded in a genomic region of Bernardetia sp. MNP-M8:
- a CDS encoding protein-tyrosine-phosphatase, with amino-acid sequence MQERPKFLVVCGKNKKRSRTAEFIFKNDERFDIRSVGVSPKSNRKITENDIIWADLILVMENDHKQKIKKIYSHLEIPTIEVLNIPDEYEFMDEELIEILTEKINSFL; translated from the coding sequence ATGCAAGAAAGACCAAAATTTTTAGTTGTCTGTGGTAAAAACAAAAAACGCAGCCGAACAGCCGAATTTATTTTTAAAAATGATGAGCGTTTTGATATTCGTTCTGTGGGTGTAAGTCCGAAAAGTAATCGAAAAATTACCGAAAATGATATAATTTGGGCAGATTTGATTTTGGTAATGGAAAATGACCACAAACAAAAAATCAAGAAAATCTATTCTCACTTAGAAATTCCGACAATTGAAGTTTTGAATATTCCAGATGAATACGAATTTATGGATGAAGAACTTATCGAAATTCTGACTGAAAAAATAAATTCTTTTTTATAA
- a CDS encoding KTSC domain-containing protein: MSNKIERIAVDSSMLNAVAYDEEEQILYAEFSNTGNIYAYYEVEKEVFEELLEADSIGQFMRSEIIGVYGDSKVNRRNFKW; the protein is encoded by the coding sequence ATGTCAAATAAAATAGAACGTATTGCCGTAGATTCTTCTATGCTCAATGCAGTAGCTTACGATGAAGAAGAACAAATTTTGTATGCTGAATTTTCGAATACAGGAAATATTTATGCGTATTATGAAGTAGAAAAAGAAGTTTTTGAAGAACTTTTAGAGGCTGATTCTATTGGTCAGTTTATGCGAAGTGAAATTATTGGAGTGTATGGAGATTCAAAAGTAAACCGTAGAAATTTTAAATGGTAA
- the csm3 gene encoding type III-A CRISPR-associated RAMP protein Csm3 produces the protein MNEENENRISLVGKLIIRGEIVAKTGLHIGGSKSSLDIGGIDMNVIKTPKGVPYIPGSSLKGKMRSLLGKVEGSTEVKYDSKSLQQIFGIGGENTNTSETTYTRLLIRDCYLHEKKFHEDFTEQGAVMEMEYSDAKWENVIVRTKGSAEHPRQLERVPAGARFSFEMVYSILSDKNNIYVNEEDANSEENKSTNKEDKKILEVHLSKIILALKLLKDDYIGGSGSRGYGQIIFDDLKVEQKMIDEHKMNYESISFEKDPTVKMFSDNLKALNEVKENKQNNQAK, from the coding sequence ATGAATGAAGAAAATGAAAATCGTATTTCTTTAGTAGGCAAACTCATAATTAGAGGTGAAATAGTAGCCAAAACAGGTTTGCATATTGGAGGTTCAAAATCTAGTCTTGATATTGGAGGAATTGATATGAACGTTATCAAAACACCAAAAGGAGTTCCTTATATTCCAGGAAGTTCACTTAAAGGAAAAATGCGCTCTCTTCTAGGAAAAGTTGAAGGTAGCACAGAAGTAAAATATGATTCTAAATCATTACAACAAATTTTTGGTATAGGTGGAGAGAATACAAATACTTCTGAAACAACTTATACTCGCTTATTAATAAGAGACTGTTATTTGCATGAAAAAAAGTTTCATGAAGACTTTACTGAACAAGGTGCTGTCATGGAAATGGAATATAGTGATGCAAAGTGGGAAAATGTTATTGTTCGTACTAAAGGTTCAGCAGAACATCCTCGTCAGTTAGAGCGAGTTCCAGCAGGAGCAAGGTTTAGTTTTGAAATGGTTTATAGTATTCTTTCTGACAAAAATAATATTTATGTCAATGAAGAAGACGCAAATAGTGAAGAAAATAAATCAACAAATAAAGAAGATAAAAAGATATTAGAAGTTCATCTAAGTAAAATTATTTTAGCTTTAAAGCTTTTGAAAGATGACTATATTGGTGGAAGTGGCTCTCGTGGATATGGGCAAATTATTTTCGATGATTTGAAAGTTGAGCAAAAAATGATAGACGAACATAAAATGAATTATGAAAGTATTTCATTTGAGAAAGACCCAACTGTAAAAATGTTTTCTGATAATCTTAAAGCACTTAATGAAGTGAAAGAAAACAAACAGAATAATCAAGCAAAGTAA
- a CDS encoding TetR/AcrR family transcriptional regulator: MNKTQQPWIEKGYKVFAYEGPQGLKIERLSKDIGKNKSSFYHHFADSELFISVLLDYHVLQAKIMAEKEANCLSLEELIEIIVEHKTDLLFNRQLRIHRQNEDFEKCFIKTNQMTIPAILGVWTEILDLKSNSHLSELMLKLSLENFYLQITDETLNHDWLNNYFNELKLLVREFKRTNRVTIPKLDGSV; encoded by the coding sequence ATGAATAAAACTCAACAACCTTGGATTGAAAAAGGGTACAAAGTATTTGCTTATGAAGGACCTCAAGGATTGAAAATTGAACGATTGTCAAAAGATATTGGTAAAAATAAATCTTCTTTTTATCATCATTTTGCAGATTCAGAACTATTTATAAGTGTTTTGCTAGATTATCATGTGCTTCAAGCCAAGATTATGGCAGAAAAAGAAGCTAACTGCTTATCATTAGAAGAGCTAATTGAGATTATAGTAGAGCATAAAACAGACCTTCTTTTTAATCGACAATTACGTATCCACAGGCAGAATGAGGATTTTGAAAAATGCTTCATTAAAACTAATCAAATGACAATACCTGCAATACTGGGAGTTTGGACTGAAATACTTGATCTAAAAAGCAACTCTCATTTATCTGAACTAATGCTCAAACTAAGTCTTGAAAACTTTTATCTCCAAATTACAGATGAAACATTAAATCATGATTGGTTGAATAATTATTTCAACGAATTAAAGCTATTAGTAAGAGAGTTTAAAAGAACAAATAGAGTAACCATTCCCAAATTAGACGGTAGTGTCTAA
- the csm4 gene encoding type III-A CRISPR-associated RAMP protein Csm4, giving the protein MQTIILKCKPNAQFHFGRITLGEDATNLDDTSDYLHSDTLFSALINTAAMLYDKKEVNEFVEEFKNGNLIISSAFYCLEIGEKWIYFLPKPVTCSILELPESEHQFHKKYKKVAFISQTVWQKGIEPKDWNKECVFIQDHFLIHKDELQEYKTEEIEKLHIFSKISLPKVKVSTQDPKNRLYNQTNISIADNKPFKVGKEKVFPNIHFYFLVKSKDEEANYYKRLKLILEILADTGIGGERSVGCGKLEGIEIRENNFTVEEVDKNGFGAISLVIPKEKEFETVQYYDLITRGGRVIGKLPNEELERLKRIKMLKEGAVLQTEILGAASCISPNDDIYLRNGLCFSLPLHKNYFI; this is encoded by the coding sequence ATGCAAACCATAATCTTAAAATGCAAGCCAAATGCACAGTTTCATTTTGGTAGAATTACTTTAGGCGAAGATGCTACTAATTTAGATGATACTTCGGATTATCTTCATTCAGATACGCTTTTTTCGGCTCTTATCAATACGGCTGCTATGTTGTATGATAAAAAAGAAGTTAATGAGTTTGTTGAAGAATTTAAAAATGGAAATCTGATTATTTCATCGGCTTTTTATTGTTTGGAAATAGGCGAAAAATGGATTTACTTTTTACCAAAACCTGTAACATGTAGCATTTTAGAACTTCCAGAGTCAGAACACCAATTCCACAAAAAATATAAAAAAGTAGCCTTTATTTCTCAAACCGTTTGGCAAAAAGGAATTGAACCCAAAGACTGGAATAAAGAATGTGTTTTTATACAAGACCATTTTTTGATTCATAAAGACGAACTACAAGAATACAAGACAGAAGAGATAGAAAAACTACATATTTTTTCAAAAATCTCATTACCAAAAGTAAAAGTAAGCACTCAAGACCCAAAAAACAGACTTTATAATCAAACCAATATTAGCATAGCTGATAACAAGCCTTTCAAAGTTGGTAAAGAAAAAGTGTTTCCAAACATTCATTTTTACTTTTTGGTAAAATCGAAAGATGAAGAAGCCAATTACTATAAAAGACTTAAACTGATTTTAGAAATTTTAGCAGATACAGGAATTGGTGGAGAGCGTTCGGTAGGTTGTGGAAAACTAGAGGGAATTGAAATCAGAGAGAATAATTTTACTGTTGAAGAAGTAGATAAGAATGGTTTTGGTGCGATTTCATTAGTCATTCCTAAAGAAAAAGAGTTTGAAACGGTTCAGTATTACGACCTTATCACACGAGGAGGACGAGTTATTGGCAAACTTCCAAATGAAGAACTAGAACGTCTAAAAAGAATAAAAATGCTCAAAGAAGGTGCTGTTTTGCAAACTGAAATACTGGGAGCAGCTTCATGTATTTCTCCTAACGATGATATTTATTTACGAAACGGACTTTGTTTCTCTCTACCACTTCACAAAAATTATTTTATCTAA
- a CDS encoding NARF domain-containing protein produces MKKYIFGIFVLFFSFFFSVAYGQSNKEIKKDYDEIKKEISTLKNQIKTKNSLIDSLIHRDRAWKYMFEGGGFEKRIESENKFWASEAKDFQAEVKRDNTYVLILLMLLAGVTGGAIIIFFTTYKTKVSKILASEIEKVKMEINKIITDTHKKAKEDSEELASQIENEIIETLAKVANTSKEEMKAIIENQREEFQLINRAKIVALVKVGKDAGFISDFFDKYDFNKNNILILTEEEYKERKTEADTYDTLLINNENNSFSSDKAIIEEYIKNAKNKVCFYFGALRVDADSEKSNFASTRTTLYIQLLALLRYKKLMLD; encoded by the coding sequence ATGAAAAAATATATTTTTGGAATTTTTGTTTTGTTTTTTAGCTTTTTTTTTTCGGTTGCTTATGGACAAAGTAATAAGGAAATAAAGAAGGATTATGATGAGATAAAGAAAGAAATATCTACCCTAAAAAATCAAATTAAAACTAAAAATAGTTTGATTGACTCATTAATTCATAGAGATAGAGCTTGGAAATATATGTTTGAAGGAGGTGGTTTTGAAAAACGAATAGAATCAGAAAATAAATTTTGGGCATCAGAAGCTAAAGATTTTCAAGCAGAAGTAAAAAGAGATAATACTTATGTACTTATTTTACTTATGTTATTAGCAGGAGTTACAGGAGGTGCAATTATTATTTTCTTCACAACTTATAAAACAAAGGTTAGTAAAATATTAGCAAGTGAGATAGAAAAAGTAAAAATGGAAATAAACAAAATTATAACAGATACTCACAAAAAAGCAAAAGAGGATAGTGAAGAATTAGCTTCTCAAATAGAGAACGAAATTATAGAAACACTTGCTAAAGTTGCGAATACTAGTAAGGAAGAAATGAAAGCTATTATCGAAAACCAAAGAGAAGAATTTCAACTTATCAATAGAGCAAAAATAGTTGCACTTGTAAAAGTAGGAAAAGATGCAGGTTTTATAAGTGATTTTTTTGATAAATATGATTTTAACAAAAACAATATTCTTATATTAACAGAAGAGGAATATAAAGAAAGAAAAACAGAAGCAGATACATATGATACATTATTAATAAATAATGAAAATAATTCCTTCTCAAGCGATAAAGCTATAATAGAGGAATATATTAAAAATGCAAAAAATAAAGTTTGTTTCTATTTTGGAGCTTTGAGAGTAGATGCAGATAGTGAAAAGAGTAATTTTGCAAGTACTCGTACAACCCTTTACATTCAACTTTTAGCACTTCTTCGCTATAAGAAATTAATGCTAGATTGA
- a CDS encoding CRISPR-associated endonuclease Cas6: MKSLRYLRMDFALPISFEKIGAFRGAVARKVGIENVLFHHHLPNQPALVGVLTPAVVGVSTDDTKNRYLYRYPLIQYKRLYGKAAIICLGDAVNEIHKLFEDTDWEVEMGNSTFPLKIARLDLKEYNLEVYQGEKQNYTYSIQNWLALNHENYEVYQNTSSLKKRIELLERILSSHLLSFAKGIEWNLENRFELEIQELQPHYTMSYKTTKLTAFSLTFQTNLFLPNYIGLGKGSSRGFGMIKFLKK, encoded by the coding sequence TTGAAATCACTCCGTTATCTCCGTATGGATTTTGCTTTGCCTATTTCCTTTGAAAAAATAGGTGCTTTTCGTGGTGCTGTTGCTCGTAAGGTAGGTATTGAAAATGTACTTTTTCATCATCATTTGCCTAATCAACCTGCCCTTGTCGGTGTCCTTACTCCAGCCGTTGTCGGTGTCTCCACCGACGATACAAAAAACAGGTATTTATACCGTTATCCACTTATTCAATACAAGCGTTTGTATGGCAAGGCTGCAATTATTTGTTTGGGAGATGCTGTAAATGAAATTCACAAGCTTTTTGAGGATACAGATTGGGAAGTAGAAATGGGAAATTCTACTTTTCCATTAAAAATAGCTCGTCTTGATTTGAAGGAATATAATTTGGAAGTCTATCAAGGCGAAAAACAAAATTATACCTATTCTATTCAAAACTGGTTGGCTCTCAATCACGAAAACTATGAAGTGTATCAAAATACCTCTTCCCTCAAAAAAAGAATTGAACTTTTAGAACGTATTTTATCTAGTCATTTGCTTAGTTTTGCCAAAGGAATAGAATGGAATTTGGAAAACCGTTTTGAGTTAGAAATCCAAGAGTTGCAGCCACATTATACCATGTCCTACAAGACTACAAAACTAACAGCTTTTAGTCTGACCTTTCAAACCAATCTTTTTTTACCCAACTACATCGGACTTGGTAAAGGTTCTAGTAGAGGTTTTGGAATGATAAAATTTTTGAAGAAATAA
- the topA gene encoding type I DNA topoisomerase — translation MSKNLVIVESPAKAKTIENYLGKDFTVTSSFGHVRDLVKSNDAIDVENNFAPTYVISKDKEEVIRSLRKLAKGVETVWLATDDDREGEAISWHLKEALNLDEKNIKRIIFREITKTAILNAIQNPRTIDDDLVNAQQARRILDRLVGFELSPVLWKKVKYGLSAGRVQSAAVRVVVEREREIDEFNAKGFYKVDATFDVEDAKKLNAELSKRLDEKTKAQEFLESCVAASFKIDNLEKKPAKKSPAAPFTTSTLQQEASRKLGFSVSQTMMVAQRLYEAGHISYMRTDSVNLSEESRQNAANEIIASYGKEYAKNRTYKTKSSSAQEAHEAIKPTNFANRNPVSDNQQQRLYELIWKRAIASQMSDAKLERTLVTIGITKDGKKLNDTLKATGEIIIFEGFLKVYLESKDDDDDDENSETKGVLPPLKVGQELDLELMTATERFTRPKARYTEASLVKELEEKGIGRPSTYAPTISTIQKREYVVKEARDGTIREYSVLTLKNNKITSKTKTENTGAEKNKLFPTNMGMVVNDFLVGNFPDIVDLTFTAQVEAEFDKIADGSLEWEKMLKSFYGQFHPQVIKVAEDGEYASTARELGKDPKTGRVIQARMGRYGAIVEKLPLDPEDKEQKSEFASLLKGQYLDKITLEDALELFKLPRDVGMFENKKVVAAIGRFGPYIRHDSKFVSIPKEEDPLTINEERAIELIKEKREKDAKKIIKVFPENEEVRVLNGRWGAYIAVGKQNVKIPKDLDIEPVDLTLEKCLELAEAAPEKKGRYAKKTATTTKKAPAKKATTKKTTAKKPAAKKATPAKKTTAKKTTVKKTSTKKKTD, via the coding sequence ATGTCAAAAAATCTCGTCATTGTAGAATCTCCTGCCAAAGCAAAAACCATTGAAAATTATCTTGGAAAAGACTTTACGGTTACTTCAAGTTTCGGACACGTTCGGGATTTAGTTAAATCTAATGATGCCATTGATGTCGAAAATAATTTTGCTCCTACTTATGTTATTTCAAAAGACAAAGAAGAAGTCATTCGCTCGCTTCGAAAACTTGCAAAAGGTGTAGAAACTGTATGGCTCGCAACGGATGATGACCGAGAAGGAGAGGCTATTTCTTGGCACTTAAAAGAAGCCTTGAATCTGGATGAGAAAAATATAAAACGTATTATTTTTAGAGAAATTACAAAGACGGCTATCTTAAATGCTATTCAGAACCCAAGAACTATTGATGATGATTTGGTAAATGCACAACAGGCAAGACGTATTTTGGATAGATTAGTAGGTTTTGAACTTTCTCCAGTTCTTTGGAAAAAGGTAAAATATGGTCTTTCAGCAGGGCGTGTACAGTCGGCAGCTGTTCGTGTTGTAGTAGAAAGAGAGCGAGAAATAGATGAATTTAATGCAAAAGGATTCTATAAAGTAGATGCTACTTTTGATGTAGAAGACGCAAAAAAATTAAATGCAGAATTATCAAAACGTTTAGATGAAAAAACAAAAGCACAAGAGTTTTTAGAAAGTTGTGTAGCTGCAAGTTTTAAAATTGATAATTTAGAGAAGAAACCAGCTAAAAAGTCACCTGCTGCTCCTTTTACAACCTCAACTCTACAACAAGAAGCCAGTAGAAAATTAGGTTTTTCGGTTTCTCAAACAATGATGGTTGCTCAAAGATTGTATGAAGCAGGTCATATTTCATATATGCGTACTGATTCTGTTAACCTTTCAGAAGAGTCTCGTCAAAATGCAGCTAATGAAATAATAGCTTCGTACGGAAAAGAATATGCTAAAAACCGTACTTATAAAACAAAATCAAGTTCGGCACAAGAAGCTCACGAGGCTATCAAACCAACTAATTTTGCTAATCGTAATCCCGTTTCTGACAATCAACAGCAACGACTTTATGAACTTATTTGGAAACGTGCTATTGCTTCTCAAATGTCGGATGCTAAATTAGAAAGAACACTTGTAACAATAGGAATTACAAAAGATGGTAAAAAGCTAAATGATACACTCAAAGCAACAGGCGAAATAATTATATTTGAAGGGTTTTTGAAAGTTTATTTAGAGTCAAAAGATGATGACGATGATGATGAAAACAGTGAAACAAAAGGAGTTTTGCCTCCTTTGAAAGTAGGACAAGAATTAGATTTAGAACTCATGACAGCTACCGAACGTTTTACTCGTCCGAAAGCTCGTTATACAGAAGCATCCCTTGTAAAGGAATTAGAGGAAAAGGGAATTGGTCGTCCTTCTACTTATGCCCCAACTATTTCGACTATTCAAAAACGAGAATATGTAGTTAAAGAAGCTAGAGATGGAACAATAAGAGAATATTCTGTTTTGACTTTAAAAAACAATAAAATTACAAGTAAAACCAAAACTGAAAATACAGGAGCAGAAAAAAACAAACTATTTCCGACTAATATGGGAATGGTTGTCAATGATTTTTTGGTAGGAAACTTTCCAGATATTGTTGATTTAACTTTTACAGCACAAGTAGAAGCTGAATTTGACAAAATTGCTGATGGAAGTTTAGAGTGGGAAAAGATGCTAAAATCTTTTTATGGACAGTTTCACCCACAAGTAATAAAGGTAGCAGAAGATGGAGAATATGCCAGTACAGCTAGAGAGTTAGGAAAAGATCCAAAAACAGGAAGAGTAATACAAGCAAGAATGGGACGTTATGGTGCAATAGTAGAAAAATTACCATTAGACCCAGAAGATAAAGAACAAAAATCTGAATTTGCGTCTCTTCTTAAAGGACAGTATTTAGATAAAATAACACTAGAAGATGCCCTTGAATTATTTAAACTTCCTCGTGATGTAGGAATGTTTGAGAATAAAAAAGTAGTTGCTGCTATTGGTCGTTTTGGTCCTTATATTCGTCATGATAGTAAATTTGTTTCCATTCCTAAGGAAGAAGACCCACTTACAATAAATGAAGAACGAGCTATTGAACTCATTAAGGAAAAACGAGAAAAAGATGCTAAGAAAATAATTAAAGTTTTTCCTGAAAACGAAGAAGTGCGTGTTCTGAATGGACGTTGGGGAGCATATATCGCTGTTGGAAAGCAGAATGTCAAAATCCCTAAAGACTTAGACATTGAACCTGTTGATTTGACGCTAGAAAAATGCTTAGAACTTGCCGAAGCTGCACCAGAGAAAAAAGGTAGATATGCTAAAAAAACAGCTACAACTACTAAAAAAGCTCCTGCAAAAAAAGCCACCACAAAGAAAACAACAGCTAAAAAGCCAGCAGCTAAAAAAGCTACACCAGCAAAGAAAACGACAGCTAAAAAAACTACTGTGAAAAAGACAAGTACCAAAAAGAAAACAGATTAA
- a CDS encoding lipocalin family protein has product MLKLNWLFLLIISAVFLTSCGDEEEESEDNLGVVGTWNLVSLKYNSVTTITYDAGPVLNNATVAEAVDTDLRLTFNANNTYTTEGDYSIKIAPDIEDGEDLAVIIDYQNFFGTGTWKKEGNELIFNESELSGRQVGSNTIIELTANRMVIDIEFTQRQQQQGGTAVAKVSGRYILEK; this is encoded by the coding sequence ATGTTAAAATTAAACTGGTTATTTTTATTAATTATTTCAGCTGTATTTTTGACTTCTTGTGGAGACGAAGAAGAAGAGTCTGAAGATAATTTAGGTGTTGTAGGAACTTGGAACTTGGTAAGTCTTAAATATAATAGTGTGACTACCATAACTTATGACGCAGGTCCAGTGCTAAATAATGCTACTGTGGCAGAAGCTGTCGACACTGATTTACGTCTTACTTTCAATGCGAATAATACATACACAACAGAAGGAGATTATTCTATCAAAATAGCTCCAGATATTGAGGATGGGGAAGATTTGGCAGTAATAATAGATTATCAAAACTTTTTTGGTACAGGAACTTGGAAAAAAGAAGGAAATGAGTTGATATTTAATGAAAGCGAATTATCAGGAAGACAAGTTGGAAGCAACACTATTATCGAATTGACAGCAAATAGAATGGTAATAGATATTGAATTTACGCAAAGACAGCAACAACAAGGTGGTACTGCTGTTGCAAAGGTATCAGGTAGATATATATTAGAAAAATAA
- the csm2 gene encoding type III-A CRISPR-associated protein Csm2, translating into MGKTRNDEKKSIQDCVNEAKELFTKKEKTSCSDLLKMSQVDDLDNLFESIKSLVRKFGSSIKTAQIRNIYSKVQAAKTVTALKLLRPKLAYIAARQTNTEAKALVLFCEELIAQIAKDNNEQLESFKMFFESLVAYHKFYETLKEEK; encoded by the coding sequence ATGGGTAAAACTAGAAACGACGAAAAAAAAAGTATACAAGATTGTGTTAATGAAGCTAAAGAATTATTCACAAAAAAAGAAAAAACTTCTTGTTCTGATTTATTAAAAATGTCTCAAGTAGATGATTTGGACAATTTATTTGAATCTATTAAGAGTTTAGTAAGAAAGTTCGGTAGTAGTATAAAAACAGCACAGATTAGAAACATTTACTCAAAGGTACAGGCTGCTAAAACAGTTACAGCTTTAAAATTACTTCGTCCAAAATTAGCGTATATAGCAGCAAGACAAACGAATACGGAAGCTAAAGCATTGGTTTTGTTCTGTGAGGAATTAATTGCCCAAATCGCTAAAGATAATAACGAACAACTAGAAAGTTTCAAAATGTTTTTTGAGTCTTTAGTTGCTTATCATAAATTTTACGAAACTCTTAAAGAAGAAAAATAA
- a CDS encoding response regulator, protein MSEQLSRIQVLIVDDVPSNLFTLRALLEEHFEEIEIVEANSGIEALEVLMRESIDLIILDIQMPEMDGFQTAKLIRSRKKTRNIPIVFLTAAYKSEEFKEKGFSLGATDYLTKPIDDYQLTSRINAYLSIIKLEKNHKSELERRVEERTSELKKALSQIKETNFKLETTLSKLKNAQKQVIAQEKLASLGELTAGIAHEIKNPLNFIINFSELSKEMIVELNDTFANVGKDIVEGSLKDITPDDVDNIKDILQNLNENSEKIHEHGKRADSIINNMLMHSQDRKGVYQDTHINTMLQEYISLAYHSTINNYKGFAAKIETNLDANVENVKIIPQDLGRVFLNVVSNSLYALYNKKRKLGENFEPMLTVRTINHDDNVEIIFRDNGTGIPQEMMDKIFNPFFTTKPAGEGTGLGLSICYDIVRNIHKGEIQVDSKEGEYTDFSIFLPKHVDTEENENGENEKVANDKW, encoded by the coding sequence ATGTCTGAGCAACTATCTCGCATTCAGGTACTTATTGTAGATGATGTTCCGAGTAATTTATTTACTCTTCGTGCATTATTGGAAGAACATTTTGAAGAAATTGAAATTGTAGAGGCAAATTCGGGTATTGAAGCCTTAGAGGTTTTGATGCGTGAGTCGATTGACCTTATCATTTTGGATATTCAAATGCCTGAAATGGATGGTTTTCAAACGGCAAAACTGATTCGTAGCCGTAAAAAGACCAGAAATATTCCTATTGTTTTTCTTACAGCAGCCTACAAATCTGAAGAGTTCAAAGAAAAAGGTTTTTCATTAGGAGCAACTGATTATCTTACCAAACCAATTGATGACTATCAGCTTACTAGCCGTATAAATGCTTATTTGAGTATCATTAAGCTAGAAAAAAATCATAAATCAGAATTAGAACGCCGAGTAGAAGAAAGAACTTCTGAACTCAAAAAAGCTCTTTCTCAGATAAAAGAAACTAATTTTAAATTAGAAACAACACTTAGCAAACTCAAAAATGCTCAAAAGCAAGTCATTGCACAAGAAAAATTAGCCTCTCTAGGAGAGTTGACAGCAGGAATTGCACATGAAATAAAAAATCCATTGAATTTTATCATTAATTTTTCAGAGCTTTCAAAGGAAATGATTGTCGAACTCAATGATACTTTTGCTAACGTTGGAAAAGATATTGTTGAGGGAAGTTTGAAAGATATTACGCCAGATGATGTAGACAATATTAAAGATATTTTGCAGAATCTGAATGAAAACTCAGAAAAAATCCATGAACATGGAAAACGTGCTGATAGCATCATTAATAATATGTTGATGCACTCACAAGACCGAAAAGGAGTTTATCAAGATACACACATCAATACGATGTTGCAGGAATATATTAGCTTGGCTTACCATAGCACAATTAATAATTACAAAGGTTTTGCTGCCAAAATAGAAACAAACCTTGATGCAAACGTAGAAAATGTAAAGATTATTCCACAAGATTTGGGGCGTGTGTTTTTGAATGTTGTTAGTAATTCGTTGTATGCTCTCTATAATAAAAAGCGAAAATTAGGAGAAAATTTTGAGCCTATGCTTACTGTCCGAACTATTAATCATGACGATAATGTTGAGATTATCTTTAGAGATAACGGAACAGGAATTCCACAAGAAATGATGGACAAAATTTTTAATCCATTCTTTACAACCAAACCTGCAGGAGAAGGAACAGGTTTAGGGCTTTCTATCTGTTATGATATTGTCAGAAATATTCATAAAGGAGAAATTCAAGTAGATTCGAAAGAAGGAGAATACACAGATTTTAGCATTTTCTTACCAAAACATGTTGATACAGAAGAAAATGAAAACGGAGAAAATGAAAAAGTGGCTAATGATAAATGGTAA